The following proteins are co-located in the Silene latifolia isolate original U9 population chromosome 1, ASM4854445v1, whole genome shotgun sequence genome:
- the LOC141640863 gene encoding uncharacterized protein LOC141640863: MVFKCMTEELRTEVAIYLLQKTNDGKLPFGATREAAERFGLSDRSISNIWKLAKKPRLVGDKLDVKSGRIGNKNRKRILPDIEHIKSLDSSKRNTMERVSKNCGVSVGTVHSWVNEGLLKPHSSPLHPKLSDLHKEQRLLHSLKSLVVQEILDLNSISFTEIIFDEMSNTIHMNEKWFFITSDNEKMYIVEGEEPPYRSCQSKRFLTKDTYIYTSSIQLHHTSTSSQSIIIEHKTLGPKWPHH; the protein is encoded by the coding sequence ATGGTGTTCAAGTGTATGACAGAGGAATTGAGGACTGAAGTTGCCATCTACTTGCTTCAAAAAACTAATGATGGGAAGCTGCCATTTGGTGCTACCAGAGAGGCAGCAGAAAGGTTTGGGTTGAGTGATAGAAGCATCTCAAATATATGGAAACTTGCAAAAAAACCGAGGTTAGTAGGAGATAAACTTGATGTCAAGAGTGGAAGAATAGGCAATAAAAACAGGAAAAGAATACTACCAGACATTGAGCATATCAAGTCACTTGACAGTTCTAAAAGAAACACCATGGAGAGGGTTTCTAAAAACTGTGGAGTTTCAGTTGGAACAGTCCATTCATGGGTGAATGAAGGTTTACTTAAGCCTCATTCAAGTCCATTACATCCCAAACTCAGTGACTTACACAAAGAACAAAGGCTGCTGCATTCACTAAAGTCATTGGTAGTGCAAGAAATTCTGGATCTAAATTCAATCTCATTCACTGAAATAATATTTGATGAGATGAGCAACACTATCCACATGAATGAGAAGTGGTTTTTCATAACCTCAGACAATGAAAAGATGTATATTGTGGAAGGGGAGGAGCCTCCATATAGGAGTTGCCAGTCAAAAAGGTTCCTTACAAAAGATACCTATATATATACTTCTTCCATTCAACTACACCATACAAGCACTTCCTCTCAAAGCATCATCATTGAGCACAAAACTCTCGGGCCTAAATGGCCTCATCATTGA